A DNA window from Pogona vitticeps strain Pit_001003342236 chromosome 2, PviZW2.1, whole genome shotgun sequence contains the following coding sequences:
- the LOC144587558 gene encoding uncharacterized protein LOC144587558, translating to MMKITYDNYPVETPENAVENQNVISGNRSRKNPQEISEVALLPMPNKGKAEEETRNDPRANTPSDSEESTYYSGPESPGEDDAIGENRSRKNPQEISEVALLPMPNKGKAEEETRNDPRANTPSDSEESTYYSGPESPGEDDAIGENRSRKNPQEISEVALLPMPNKGKAEEETRNDPRANTPSDSEESTYYSGPESPGEDDAIGENRSRKNPQEISKVELLPMPNKGKAEEETRNDPRANAPSDSEESIYYSCPESPGEDDAIGENRSRKNPQEISKVELLPMTNKGKAEEETRNDPRANVPSDSEESTYYSCPESPGEDDAIGENRSRKNPQEISEVALLPMPNKGKAEEETRNDPRANTPSDSEESTYYSGPESPGEDDAIGENRSRKNPQEISEVALLPMPNKGKAEEETSNDPRANAPSDSEESTYYSGPDSTEEDDAIGENRSGEIPEVEFSPIFHEGKEEKKSGDDLRSDAPPTLDETLYLLHPDKSVSRAASPSASHQSHYDLPTNQQKQIFFQILKDLLKNSLGQWSAVGKRLWTPALVYGNTGVRHSGEHILELIYMNKKCELRILNSDRICQWKQTLKTGDIYLKWRGNHVEHLNLETIQNVQNELESLGIQDNRIQSCFSLAKTKFMEELSYVQSNMKLDIICDKVIIAFSEGEGENAAKVLYDDVLSSPKYFMKVKDVWVMILRYLFFHLSEIEHFLTSHVKTLFEKLFDKLMRVVGLSVSLA from the coding sequence ATGATGAAGATTACCTATGACAACTATCCTGTAGAGACACCAGAGAATGCTGTAGAaaatcaaaatgtcatcagtggGAACAGATCAAGAAAGAACCCCCAAGAGATCTCAGAAGTGGCATTATTGCCGATGCCAAATAAGggcaaagcagaagaagaaacccGCAATGATCCAAGAGCAAACACTCCATCTGATTCAGAAGAGTCCACTTACTATTCAGGTCCCGAGTCACCAGGGGAAGATGATGCCATTGGTGAAAATAGATCAAGAAAGAACCCCCAAGAGATCTCAGAAGTGGCATTATTGCCGATGCCGAATAAGggcaaagcagaagaagaaacccGCAATGATCCAAGAGCAAACACTCCATCTGATTCAGAAGAGTCCACTTACTATTCAGGTCCCGAGTCACCAGGGGAAGATGATGCCATTGGTGAAAATAGATCAAGAAAGAACCCCCAAGAGATCTCAGAAGTGGCATTATTGCCGATGCCGAATAAGggcaaagcagaagaagaaacccGCAATGATCCAAGAGCAAACACTCCATCTGATTCAGAAGAGTCCACTTACTATTCAGGTCCCGAGTCACCAGGGGAAGATGATGCCATTGGTGAAAATAGATCAAGAAAGAACCCCCAAGAGATCTCAAAAGTGGAATTATTGCCGATGCCGAATAAGggcaaagcagaagaagaaacccGCAATGATCCAAGAGCAAATGCTCCATCTGATTCAGAAGAGTCCATTTACTATTCATGTCCCGAGTCACCAGGGGAAGATGATGCCATTGGTGAAAATAGATCAAGAAAGAACCCCCAAGAGATCTCAAAAGTGGAATTATTGCCGATGACAAATAAGggcaaagcagaagaagaaacccGCAATGATCCAAGAGCAAACGTTCCATCTGATTCAGAAGAGTCCACTTACTATTCATGTCCCGAGTCACCAGGGGAAGATGATGCCATTGGTGAAAATAGATCAAGAAAGAACCCCCAAGAGATCTCAGAAGTGGCATTATTGCCGATGCCGAATAAGggcaaagcagaagaagaaacccGCAATGATCCAAGAGCAAACACTCCATCTGATTCAGAAGAGTCCACTTATTATTCAGGTCCCGAGTCACCAGGGGAAGATGATGCCATTGGTGAAAATAGATCAAGAAAGAACCCCCAAGAGATCTCAGAAGTGGCATTATTGCCGATGCCGAATAAGggcaaagcagaagaagaaaccaGCAATGATCCAAGAGCAAATGCTCCATCTGATTCAGAAGAGTCCACTTACTATTCAGGTCCTGACTCAACAGAGGAAGATGATGCCATTGGTGAAAATAGATCTGGAGAGATTCCAGAAGTGGAATTCTCGCCGATATTCCATGagggcaaagaagaaaagaaaagtggtgATGATTTAAGATCAGATGCCCCACCCACTTTAGACGAGACTCTTTATCTTTTGCACCCTGACAAAAGTGTTTCAAGAGCAGCGTCACCATCAGCATCTCACCAGTCCCATTATGATCTTCCAACCAACCagcaaaaacagattttttttcaaatcctgAAGGATTTACTTAAAAACTCATTAGGGCAGTGGTctgcggttgggaaaaggttgtggACCCCTGCATTAGTGTATGGCAACACAGGTGTACGTCACAGTGGTGAACATATCCTGGAGCTCATATACATGAACAAGAAGTGTGAATTAAGGATCCTGAATTCTGATAGAATTTGCCAATGGAAGCAAACATTGAAGACAGGTGATATTTACCTTAAATGGCGTGGCAATCATGTGGAACATCTCAACCTAGAGACTATCCAGAATGTTCAGAATGAGCTGGAATCCCTGGGCATTCAGGATAATAGAATACAGAGTTGCTTCTCCCTGGCTAAAACTAAGTTCATGGAAGAGCTCTCATATGTTCAGAGTAACATGAAACTGGACATAATTTGTGACAAGGTTATAATAGCTTTTAGTGAAGGTGAAGGTGAGAATGCGGCCAAAGTTTTGTATGATGATGTCCTAAGTAGCCCCAAGTACTTCATGAAAGTGAAGGATGTGTGGGTAATGATTTTGAGATACTTATTTTTTCATCTTTCAGAGATTGAGCATTTCCTAACTTCGCATGTTAAAACGCTGTTTGAGAAGTTATTTGACAAATTGATGAGGGTTGTGGGCTTATCAGTCTCTTTGGCCTGA